Genomic segment of Mastomys coucha isolate ucsf_1 unplaced genomic scaffold, UCSF_Mcou_1 pScaffold23, whole genome shotgun sequence:
GGCCAGATGACCTTGTGAAGTGAGCAGCCTGTGCAGCCATACTCCATGGGTCCAGCTCTGAGGCTGATAGACAGAAACAGGAGCCTAGGACTAGTGACTGGATCTATGGGGAGAGTGCGAAGGAAAGTATATGCAGTTGGCCTTCCATCCCAAGAAGTTCATTTGTAAGAGTGGATAAAGGTTGATGCCCACCCCCACTGCTGTGCTTTGGGGAAACAGGGCTGAAGAAAGCATGCATCCCTACAAAGATCCTTGTTTCCTAtgggagataaaaacaaaatcagaggaTTAGAAAGAAGTATTCTACTGTGGCTGGATAAAATGCCTGCAGGAAGGCTGGACAAAACTCTTTCTGTGCATGCAAAAGGAGCCCacagttcagatcctcagcaccctGTAAACACAGACACTTGGAGCACATCTGCAATCCCCAAATTCTCAAGACAGAGACTCCAATTAAGGGCAGAGCTGACAGATGCAAAAAGAAAATCCTGTAGTTTGATGAGTTCATAAGGACCCCAGTTGGCAGACTGAGGTTCAGAGCCCAGACACGGCACCCAGTCTGGCAGAGGTACCATTGAGGCAAGACACGGAACCAGgtacagatggatggacagacagacaagtcgATGAGTGGACAGACGGATAGATGGGAATTCGAGTAGGTCATGCTGAGCAGTAGGGAACATGCTGAGGGGCAGTCCCAGGGAAGTAAGGGATTCTTTGTCCCCCGACATATACACTGGTCAGATGGCAGGTCAGTGTGGCCACCGTAGAGTTAGGTGTCCCATTCTTCACAGGGTTCAGGTGAGGGAGTTTTTCACACCCTTCATGGTTCTGCTGTGTTTGACAATCTCTTGCCCGGCTCTTCTAACATGGACTTAGTAAATCCATGGCCCCACATGTTCCTAATGTTCTCTGACAAGTGTAGAGCGTGATACCTTTCTGTTCGCATGACTAAGTCGCTCATCCGTCTGTGCCTTCAGTTGGTGCTGGACAGGTGGTGACTATGTACACAGACCagagtctttctgcctctgcgtttgagctaaaaaaaaaaaaaaaaagagccaaattCTGTTTTGCAAAGTGGAATTGCAGTGACGTCTGCTAAGTCTCTCATCCGGACAGCAGGGGCCCCAGCAGCCCTGCAGGAGCTTCTCTTCACCTCAAGGGTTATGGAGCAGGAGCCGGGCAGCACCATGGACAGAACAAGACAGCCCTGGTCGGCCTCCTAGCTCTAGACCCAGTGTCTCTTCATTCTAGTCTGTCTCTTCACCCTGTCGCCTGCTTCCAGGCTATAACATCAGCCGCAGCTGCACTGAAGAAGGCTGGTCACAACTGGAGCCTGGCCCCTACCACGTTGCCTGCGGCCTGAATGACAGGGCATCTAGTCTGGATGAGGTGAGGTGGCCATGTGCCTCTGTAAATCCTGGGATCCACTCTCCTTAAGTTCACATTGCCCAAGACCCATCCCCTGGCTCCTCTAACAGGGTATGCACAGGGCTTTTCATGAGGATCACACCCAAGGCGAGCTAGCCCCTGAGGAGCCAAAACTGAAATAGAACCCCCAAGCTGGTTTGCCTCTCtacatctgtaatgccagcactcgggaggctggggaagaagatcatgagtttgaggctagcctggactaacCCCCAAGCTGGTTTGCCTCTTtataactgtaatcccagcacttgggatctagagtttgaggctagcctgggctatacagggaaactctcaaaattctattttaaaaaatgagtgatTGACAGGTTAGAGTTGTGGGTCTCCTCTCTTTCCCGTGCTGACATCCATCAtgcacagcagaaaaaaaaatccgtTCACCTCCTATTACCCTCTGGACACGGTGTCCGTTAGTCCATGAAAATCGGGGCTTAGTGATTACCACTCAGCTGCTCTTGAGAGTCCTAAGCACATCTTCCTTAAGTTAGGCAGGGGCAGCAGGCACCGCATATAGCTAGTCCATCCCCATCAACAGCCCTCATTTTGAGATCCCCACACCCCTTGTACGCCTACCCAAGACCCTTGCCTGCctccccacagcagcagcagactgAGTTCTACAATGCCGTGAAGACCGGCTACACCATCGGCTACAGCTTGTCCCTTGCCAGCCTCCTGGTTGCCATGGCTATCTTGAGCCTGTTCAGGTGAGGCCCAGCCCCAGGcagctcagtctctgctcttgCCTCTGCTAGGTCAGCCATCCCAACCCTCACAGCAGGTGGCCAAGATGTGGCCTGCCTCTGACAGTAGAACCTGCACAGGAGGCTGGGGACTGGGCGTGCGTCACCTTGGAGGCGGGCCTGTAACCTGGAGGCCACATCTCCTCTCATCACCTTGCCTAAGGCACCATGTCAGCCAGGAAGGGGTGGTCCCAGGCCTCTCTGCATCCCAGACGTACCTGCCTCTTGCAGGAAGCTGCACTGTACCCGAAACTACATCCACATGCATCTCTTCATGTCCTTCATCCTGAGGGCCACTGCCGTCTTCATCAAAGACATGGCCCTCTTCAACAGCGGGGAGATGGACCACTGTTCCGAGGCCTCGGTGAGGACCACCTGACTCCTTGTGCTTTTGCTCCTCATCTTTCTCCTATTTATCCCCCTCCTCctacccctcttcttcctcctccactccttctccctcttctccttctccctccccctcttcttccctccccctcccctcctcctccctgcccctcctctctccttaaGGACAGAACCACACTCACCTTGACCACTTGTCAAGACTGTGCTCTCCTTTCAGGCTTCTGAAAGGCCATTTGGAGGTTCATATATTTGTTGGTAAGAAATGCAAGTGGGTTCTTCATAGTCAGTGCCCAGTGCCTCATCATGAGTTTCTGATCTGACCTCAGGCagctccctgcctcagtttccccatctgtataAGTCCTCCCCACATTCCTTCCAGCCCAGCCCTCTGTCCCCTACAGCCAGGATGTTGCTCCCTCACCACTGTCCTTCCCTacctgctcctgctgcctgctTCCCTCAGCCCTGTCCTGGGCTTTCCTAGGGTCAGGAGGGGCTCAGAGACCCTCCGAGGAGTGTTGCCAGTAACTGGAGagtctgtctctgtatttttttttaattgttgtggCAAGATGTCTGACAAGTACAGTGGAAGGAAACAGGTTTTGTTGGCTCATGGTGTGAGCGGCAGCCCAACATGGTGGGAAGACGTGAAGGCAGGCTCGGTGAGGCAGTGGGTCACATGGCACCCAcagtcgggaagcagagagagagagatgaacactggtgatcagcttgctttctcctttttattcagcctgggTCCCCAGCCCATGGGACCATTTGGAGCTGGCCAcctccaaattaacaaaatctgagAACTCCCTCTCAGTCATGCCCTGGGGTCTGCCAGCTTCcgtcaagttgacaatattaatAATGACCATAGTGTCTATGGAACTGAAAGGACTCCCTCCTAGGACATGGCTTGACGAGGGACTTCTACACTGTGTTCTAAGGACGCGTGGCCTCTGAGTGAGCCCAGAGAGGCAGTACACTGCTTCCAGATCAGTAGTGGGATTGCCAGGATAATGGGATCTCAAGTGGGGAGAAAAGCCCAGGGTGACTCCACAAACTGGGGCCAAGAGAAGACCAGAGAGAGGCCTGCAACCTCCAGAGAGCTTGTAAAGCTGATAGGGCCAGCCTGCCTCTGGAGAGACTAGAGTGTGATCCAGGAAAGGACTTTCCAGTCctaggcaggagagagaaggccTCACATAAGGATGCCTCACAGATAAAGGCCTCAGCGGGAGGGGAGGCAGCCCAGGTTCTGTGTTCAGGGAGAGTGGAAGATAAACGGTGCCCATGAGAGGGTGACTTGAAGCTGTGGAATGAGTGAGCGTTTCTGTGAGGAGACCTTCACTCAGGTTATGTCAACTAGACCACTCTGAGTCCTTGATCACTCTGCTCCATGGCTCACAGATCTCCTGTTGTCCTCACCTGCCTGGGCTATCATTCACCAGCTCATATGGCCCCCAGGAAGAAGAGTGTGCCCTACCTTTCCTCCtcgctgtgataaacaccacgaccaaaagcaattAGGAGGGAAAGGGTCATCTCATTGCATAGCTCACAgcccatcatccagggaagtcagggcaggaacagaagcagagaccatggcagaaagctacttactggtttgctcctcacgGCTTGCCCTGTCTGCCTTCTTATAGTGCCTTTGACCATCTGCCTGGGGATGGCACCGCTATGGTGAACTGATTCAGTCATGAATCCAGAAAATGCCCTACACACAGGCCGGATTGGTGGGGACACTATCAATTGAGGTTTCTCCTTCCAAACAGACAGAGGCTTGGGCCAAGTTGGCAGGAAAATAGCCAGCACACCTGTCCCGCCCTCCCTTCAGCCTTCTCTACACTGTCTCTGGGTCCCCTCCAAAGCCTCAACCCACACATATGGTCAGGGAGCTCCTAGCTCTCCCAGTACTCACTGGAGGACAGGGCGCAGGGAGCAGTGGGCAGGCTGTGAGGAGGGGAAGGGGCGTGGTGAGCAGAGAACATTATGGAGAGAAGAATGAAGGCAGGGCCGTTGGAGGGAGCAGGGAAGTGGTTGCATAGGCAGGGCTGTGTGAGTCCTGGGCTGGCTCAAAAGTGGATggacaaatgaatggataaatgggTGCTACGTGGGTGAGTGGAGAGACAGCTTAGGTGAGTGGATGTGGAGACAGCTTAGGTGAGTGGGTGTGGAGACAGCTTAAGTGAGTGGGTGGTTGATGGATGAGCAGATATAGTTGATGAATGGATGCCTCGGTGGTAAATGGATGGCCAAGTTGTCATGAGTGGGGAGGTCAATAAATGGATAgatggccaggcatggtagctcacacctataaccccagatGCAGAAGGATGAGGTGTAACTGTGAGCtggaaggcagccagggctacctagtgagttctagaccagcctggttaCAGTTTGAGATTAACTGAAAACTCACTCAAGCACAAATAGACAAATGTCTGAAAAGGGGACAGGTGGGTAGGCCGACAGGAACCTTTTGATATTGTGACACCACGTCATTACCAGTCAAGTTCGTGTTGGAGAACCTCAAAATGCAGTTACCaaaaatatgaccaaaaaaaaaaaaaagccctaacaTTTTAAACAAGCTTACCATTTTGTGTTGGACTGCATCCATGGCTATTCTCAGACACGTGCAGCCAGCCTCACACTGAGGATTGGGCATGCCCAGAGACACTGGGATCCGTAGCCAGAAGACGTACAGACACACTGACAGATGGATAACTTAAATTATCAACTCAGCCCAAAGTGCCCAAGGATATAAGGTCAAGGTCACAGGAAAACCCACTGTGCACGTCTAAAGAGCCTGATTGGGAACTGACAGCATCCAAGTTGGCCAGGCACAACTGTGTTTGTCCCCCCACTACCAGAGGTTAGGTAGCAAGGAACCTGCCACCCCTGaacctccctctgctcctccccacagGTGGGCTGCAAGGCAGCAGTGGTTTTCTTCCAGTATTGTGTCATGGCCAACTTCTTCTGGCTGCTGGTCGAGGGCCTCTACCTATACACCCTGCTGGCCgtctccttcttctctgagaggaagTACTTCTGGGGGTACATACTCATCGGCTGGGGTATGGTACCAGGGAGGGGGCAAGGCTGGGGAAGCTccctgggaggtgggagggtaCAACCCTAGTCTGCTTATGAGTCTCTCCACCGACACTCATGAATGTCCCCAGAGTGTGTGAGCCTGGGGCCCCTCCCAGCCTCCTTTGGCTGCTTTACAGTGCAGAGCCTAAACGAAAGCATCTATTCCCCCTTTCTGATCCTGACACATAGGGCTACTGTCAATCTATAAGGGGTCAAAAtcataaagggggaaaaaatctgtCTAAGTGGTCACAGATGCTCGGGCATATATAGCGTCATTAACTCTTAGAGAGTCTCTATACCGTGAACAACTTGCGCACTTACGGAAGAAGCCCTAAGTTTccacccttctttctccctccttctcttcggTTCTTCCTCCAAATCCTCTCCCTGTGCTCTCTGctcctgtttccttctcttccttttatcCCTTGGCCCTCACAGGAGTGCCCAGTGTGTTCATCATGATATGGACAATTGTCAGGATCCATTTTGAGGATTTCGGGTGAGCTTcagtcccctcccttccctctggcTGCTGTCATTTGGGGTCAGAGTCCCTGGGTATGATGCCGCTGACAAGGTTTGGCAGGTAGACAGACCACAGCATCGTGCCCAAAGTAAGAGGCTGGGGAGTAGCAGATTCTGGGCTTGGGGGCAGAGCCAGAGACACCTGGGGGATGGGTTACTCTCAGGCCGAGGACTTCTCTCACCCAAATCTCTATGTTCAGGTGCTGGGACACCATCATCAACTCCTCACTGTGGTGGATCATAAAGGCCCCCATCCTCATCTCCATCTTGGTAAGCCTTCTTCTCACCACTGAGCCCAGAGTAGGCAACCAACCTCAGAACACACAGGAAATGAGGGTTTAGGTCAGAAAGGAACCTCAGGTGTCCATCACCCACCCCTGCTTCCAGCTCTCCCTCTAGAACAGGTAGGTTGGAGGGTGGGATCTCAGGGATGCAAACAAGAGTCGCAGATGATTTGCCTCAAAGGGAAGAGCCGCCAAGAGGTACTGTGGAAGGGTGGCAGAGCACTGGGGGAGAAAACAACCCACCCCAGCTTCCTCTCTCTAAATGACCGACATTGGGGGTCTCTCATTCAACAGGTGAACTTCATCCTGTTTATCTGCATCATCCGAATCCTGGTTCAGAAACTGCGGCCACCCGACATTGGGAAGAACGATAGCAGCCCGTACTCGTAAGTGTGGGCCCAGCACCCCAGCTCCAAGTTTCCATCCTGGGTCCTCAGAACACCCCTACACATCACCTCACACACCTACCCTTACCCTCACACACCTACCCTTACCCAGAGCCAGGCTCAGCATCCCATGCCCGTCACCAAGCCCTCCGCACCTACCTCTGCGCTCCTGATACTCAGTGTCTTTCAAGTTCACACTGCTGCCCCAGGGAGGTTGAACGGAGTGGAAACCCTGTGCCTGCCTCACACACTGTATTCAGTCTGACCTGTACCTGGTAGAGAAAGGGATACAACAGATGCCTAGCAAGGGATGTCCTGGGAGATCTCACTCCATATGGAGGCAACCATGTTCAGTACTCCCCAGTGATAATAATCACATCCTTGCAGAGATCGGGCAAGGCACAGGCTGAGAGGTCTCCATGCCTCAGCCCTTGTCACACTCAGGATCCTCAGTAAAATGATCCCAACTGTACAAAAGACAGATACAAACTTCCTCAGCCTCCAAGGTTGGGGTATGCCACTACgggtgggaagagaggaggcattttctttcctcattgctgtaacaaaaagCCTGACAGGCAATTTAAGGAAGCAATTAAAAACCATGCTTTAGCTCACGCTTCAAGGGTACCATCCATCATGGCGGGGACAGGGCTGCAGAAGCGTAAGGCAGCTAGTCATCCTGCATCCAGTCTTGAAGTGAGAGATGAACCCTGGCACTCAGctcacttttctcctttttattcagtctgggagcCCAGCCCATGGGACGGTACCACCAATagtcagggtgggtcttcccacctcaacccCATCCAGAAATCCCCTCTCAGACATGCCTAGAGGTTTGTCTCCTCCATGATTCTAAGTCCCGTTGACAACTGATATTAACCGTTGCAAGGGCCATAATTCATTGCTTGGAAGGAGGCTGCTGTTCCCGTGAGGGGCACAGAGCTAATGGGCAAGTGGAGGGAACACAACTCACGACTAGGGCACCCATGCAAAGGCCCGTAGAACCTTCTCATTCACAGTGGCAGTTGAGAACAGACCCGCCATGCAGGCCAGCTAAGCCTGACAATCCCACAAGGGCCATCCGGTCCTGGGATCCTAGATGTTCTTAAACTGGCCTCTGTTAGGGGAAATCTCAGCTGTGGTTGGAAGACACCCCACTAGAGAGTCACGAACTGCTGGATTTGGGATTCCGTTCTGGAACCCTGTGACTGTCAGGCCTGAGGCTGACGCTTCCTCCCATTCCTGGTGTGACAGCATTCTGTCCCCAGCAGGCTGCGTGGGCAGCACATCCCTCTCCTCTCCAGAAGGAGACGTGCAGGGCTTACCCACTGCGGAGAGGAGAGGCAGCGGTCCTGTCCCGCACGCACGGGTGTCCTTTACCTCAGCAACCTTGTCTCCCAGAAGTCCAGGGCTAGAATCTGGGGGACAGAACCCAAACTGGTCGTGGCCAGGTCTGTGTGGGTGAGATGGAAAGGAACAGCTGTCATAGACAGAAGGGGGAGCTGGAGCTGGCGATCCCCAAGGAGGGGCTGTCAGTTCCCACTTTCAATTTAAAGAAAGCCTCCATCTGTCAGCCTCTGAGTATGGGATGGGTTCATGGCCAAAGAGGTGTGGCTGGGAGCCAGGTCCAAAAAAGGAGGGGAGGGCTAGGGTGCACCTGCAGGGGGTGGGATCTCAGGACCAAGGTAGGAGAGGCAGGGGCAATCACGTTTCTACCCCATTCACATCCACCATGACCTGATCCCTGCCAGGGCATCAGGAAACCATGGCCCTCACCGCCTGGACCAGCTGTGAGGTCTGTTGAGTGTACACAGTGGAGGGCCATAGGAATGCTTAGAGGGAGTGCTGGCCCCACTGGCACCAGAGCAGCAGAAAGACAAGCTGGTCTTTTGGAGCAGGACTCTGTACTGCTGTGAGATGCGGGAGGGATGCAGACTCAGGGAAAATGGCAACCCCCAGGGACAGGGCCACAGCAGAAGAGCAGGAGTCTCAAGGCTGCACATACTGACCTGATGTGCAGGCATAACACTGAGTGCTCCTCATCCTCCTGCACAGCGGGCACATGTGGCCAGCCCTGGAGCTGGGAAGACTCCATTCCTAGGAGCGGATGTCCTTGGAGACACCCACAGCACTTCCGAGGAGATAGCATCCCCGAAGCGTGACATTGCCTCACTCTTCAGCTGGGGACACAGAACCAGGAGGAGAGGGACCCACTGGGAAGTCTTGCCTCCTGAGTCTTACATAACTTAGAGCGGCATCTTCCTCAGTGGCCTTCCtccaaaaggaggagaaagaagggagtttAATTCTCTCATGTGCTTTCCCCAGGCAAGGAGGTAGGGGGACAGACGGGCAGGAACACTGACAGACAGGGGACAGGGGTAGAGTGAGCAtgccatgggggtgggggcagccaCTGTTTGTCCTCACAGGATCTGGTCACTATCAGCATTTGGTATGCCCACGCCCATCTACCCGTGTGGCTATACATACCCACGCCCTGCCTCTCCCTGTCCCCAGGAGGCTGGCCAAGTCCACACTTCTGCTCATCCCCCTGTTTGGAGTTCACTATGTCATGTTTGCCTTCTTCCCTGACAACTTTAAGGCCCAGGTGAAAATGGTCTTCGAACTTGTCGTGGGGTCTTTCCAGGTATGAACATGGGCCAGAGGAATTCACCTGGGG
This window contains:
- the Vipr1 gene encoding vasoactive intestinal polypeptide receptor 1 isoform X3, translating into MRPPSLPPARWLCVLAGALACALGPAGSRAASPHQECEYLQMIEIQRQQCLEEAQLENETTGCSKMWDNLTCWPTTPWGQVVVLDCPLIFQLFSPVHGYNISRSCTEEGWSQLEPGPYHVACGLNDRASSLDEQQTEFYNAVKTGYTIGYSLSLASLLVAMAILSLFRKLHCTRNYIHMHLFMSFILRATAVFIKDMALFNSGEMDHCSEASVGCKAAVVFFQYCVMANFFWLLVEGLYLYTLLAVSFFSERKYFWGYILIGWGVPSVFIMIWTIVRIHFEDFGCWDTIINSSLWWIIKAPILISILVNFILFICIIRILVQKLRPPDIGKNDSSPYSRLAKSTLLLIPLFGVHYVMFAFFPDNFKAQVKMVFELVVGSFQGFVVAILYCFLNGEVQAELRRKWRRWHLQGVLGWSSKSQHPWGGSNGATCSTQVSMLTRVSPSARRSSSFQAEVSLV
- the Vipr1 gene encoding vasoactive intestinal polypeptide receptor 1 isoform X2, which gives rise to MRPPSLPPARWLCVLAGALACALGPAGSRAASPHQECEYLQMIEIQRQQCLEEAQLENETTGCSKMWDNLTCWPTTPWGQVVVLDCPLIFQLFSPVHGYNISRSCTEEGWSQLEPGPYHVACGLNDRASSLDEQQQTEFYNAVKTGYTIGYSLSLASLLVAMAILSLFRKLHCTRNYIHMHLFMSFILRATAVFIKDMALFNSGEMDHCSEASVGCKAAVVFFQYCVMANFFWLLVEGLYLYTLLAVSFFSERKYFWGYILIGWGVPSVFIMIWTIVRIHFEDFGCWDTIINSSLWWIIKAPILISILVNFILFICIIRILVQKLRPPDIGKNDSSPYSRLAKSTLLLIPLFGVHYVMFAFFPDNFKAQVKMVFELVVGSFQGFVVAILYCFLNGEVQAELRRKWRRWHLQGVLGWSSKSQHPWGGSNGATCSTQVSMLTRVSPSARRSSSFQAEVSLV
- the Vipr1 gene encoding vasoactive intestinal polypeptide receptor 1 isoform X4 produces the protein MKMFGKRKWERKSKGSRAASPHQECEYLQMIEIQRQQCLEEAQLENETTGCSKMWDNLTCWPTTPWGQVVVLDCPLIFQLFSPVHGYNISRSCTEEGWSQLEPGPYHVACGLNDRASSLDEQQQTEFYNAVKTGYTIGYSLSLASLLVAMAILSLFRKLHCTRNYIHMHLFMSFILRATAVFIKDMALFNSGEMDHCSEASVGCKAAVVFFQYCVMANFFWLLVEGLYLYTLLAVSFFSERKYFWGYILIGWGVPSVFIMIWTIVRIHFEDFGCWDTIINSSLWWIIKAPILISILVNFILFICIIRILVQKLRPPDIGKNDSSPYSRLAKSTLLLIPLFGVHYVMFAFFPDNFKAQVKMVFELVVGSFQGFVVAILYCFLNGEVQAELRRKWRRWHLQGVLGWSSKSQHPWGGSNGATCSTQVSMLTRVSPSARRSSSFQAEVSLV
- the Vipr1 gene encoding vasoactive intestinal polypeptide receptor 1 isoform X1; translated protein: MKMFGKRKWERKSKGSRAASPHQECEYLQMIEIQRQQCLEEAQLENETTGCSKMWDNLTCWPTTPWGQVVVLDCPLIFQLFSPVHGYNISRSCTEEGWSQLEPGPYHVACGLNDRASSLDEQQTEFYNAVKTGYTIGYSLSLASLLVAMAILSLFRKLHCTRNYIHMHLFMSFILRATAVFIKDMALFNSGEMDHCSEASVGCKAAVVFFQYCVMANFFWLLVEGLYLYTLLAVSFFSERKYFWGYILIGWGVPSVFIMIWTIVRIHFEDFGCWDTIINSSLWWIIKAPILISILVNFILFICIIRILVQKLRPPDIGKNDSSPYSRLAKSTLLLIPLFGVHYVMFAFFPDNFKAQVKMVFELVVGSFQGFVVAILYCFLNGEVQAELRRKWRRWHLQGVLGWSSKSQHPWGGSNGATCSTQVSMLTRVSPSARRSSSFQAEVSLV